A window of Amycolatopsis australiensis contains these coding sequences:
- a CDS encoding GH92 family glycosyl hydrolase: MARARFRAGLAFLTLAVTAAVAPAVPAAAATSTDYAKWVNPFVGTRPGGADHGTGGGAGNTFPGAVVPFGMVQWSPDTVKSQPGGYFYDDNALTGFSLTHLSGAGCSTYEDIPFIPYVGEVTTSPATDPAHYTSKFSHTNEHATAGAYDVTLDSGAKVELSATQRTGSARLTYPAGASSTLLINTSGSVNGTDDASITIGKDTISGWATSGRFCGAQNSYRVYFSAKFDTPFESIGTWKNGAVTPGKAAETGGAKAKVAQPNGVDASIARPAKVAPQDTTVSGPGSGGYVTFANLNGAQVNVQVGLSFVSVDGAKANLKAENTGKSFGTVAADARKAWNAQLGKIAVTGGSDEHLTTFYTSLYHALIQPNVFSDVNGQYIGFDGRIHTADKGHAMYTNFSGWDIYRSEIPLLATIAPHETSDIVRSMMAYAEQGGSWDRWTVANDYTGVMNGDPYHIIVSSAYAFGARDFDAQKALLLMIKGATQPTQGYTERPGLQDYQTLGYVPGAGADTLEYTSADFAIAQFAKRLGDSGTYTTFMKRAQYWQNLYNPGTGHLQPRNADGSFSGTYNPASSQGWVEGNGAQYDWMVPYDLGGLVTAFGGNTAVQSRLDTFFTQLNAGTQLPYAFMGNEPNSNAPWVYSYAGAPAKTQAIVRRSMNELYNPRPEGLIGNDDLGQMSSWYVWAALGIYPEIPGRAEFVLNTPLFGKAVLTTGAGKKITVTSSGTGDYVAGLKVNGGDAAKAWMPEALVSTGGTLDFTLSEIPTAWGSAPADAPPSFRDQEKPSLSFVNPARAVVPAGSTSKVSVGVQDLSGTARSWTYTAGSVDGITLTPATGSVAVPAAGKAQADLTVSVPAGLADGARRIPVTFSAPGVASSQAVLTVLVAQPNSWLATVNNAGISPDSKPAAANFDGGGWSYSADALAAAGATPGATITSDGLKFTWPSFPAGDPDNVIAAGQTVNVSGSGRLALLGAASNGNASGTLTVTYTDGTKSTATIGFSDWTLGGGGAQPAFGNRIVLSTPYRNASGGDPQQIRTMVFGTNPITLDAGKTVASVTLPGNVSGGALHVFAIGIGA, encoded by the coding sequence ATGGCGCGAGCGCGCTTCAGAGCCGGTTTAGCTTTCCTGACATTGGCGGTGACCGCAGCGGTGGCTCCCGCTGTTCCCGCCGCCGCAGCTACGAGCACCGATTACGCGAAGTGGGTCAACCCCTTCGTGGGCACCCGGCCCGGTGGGGCCGACCACGGCACCGGGGGCGGTGCCGGCAACACGTTCCCGGGCGCGGTCGTGCCGTTCGGCATGGTCCAGTGGAGCCCGGACACGGTGAAGTCCCAGCCCGGCGGGTACTTCTACGACGACAACGCCCTGACCGGGTTCAGCCTGACGCACCTTTCCGGCGCCGGCTGCTCGACCTACGAGGACATCCCGTTCATCCCGTACGTCGGCGAGGTGACCACCTCCCCGGCGACCGACCCCGCGCACTACACGTCGAAGTTCTCGCACACGAACGAACACGCGACGGCGGGCGCCTACGACGTCACCCTGGACAGCGGCGCGAAGGTGGAGCTGAGCGCGACCCAGCGCACCGGCTCCGCGCGCCTGACCTACCCGGCCGGCGCGTCGTCGACGCTGCTGATCAACACGTCCGGCTCGGTCAACGGCACCGACGACGCGTCGATCACCATCGGCAAGGACACCATCAGCGGCTGGGCCACGAGCGGCCGCTTCTGCGGCGCGCAGAACAGCTACCGCGTCTACTTCTCGGCGAAGTTCGACACGCCGTTCGAGTCGATCGGTACCTGGAAGAACGGGGCCGTGACGCCGGGCAAGGCCGCCGAAACCGGTGGCGCGAAGGCGAAGGTCGCGCAGCCCAACGGCGTCGACGCCTCGATCGCGCGCCCGGCCAAGGTGGCGCCGCAGGACACCACCGTGTCCGGCCCGGGCAGCGGCGGGTACGTCACCTTCGCCAACCTCAACGGCGCGCAGGTCAACGTCCAGGTGGGACTGTCCTTCGTGTCCGTCGACGGCGCGAAGGCCAACCTCAAGGCGGAGAACACCGGCAAGTCGTTCGGCACGGTCGCGGCCGACGCGCGGAAGGCGTGGAACGCCCAGCTCGGCAAGATCGCCGTCACCGGCGGCTCCGACGAGCACCTGACGACGTTCTACACCTCGCTCTACCACGCGCTGATCCAGCCGAACGTGTTCTCCGACGTCAACGGCCAGTACATCGGCTTCGACGGCCGGATCCACACGGCCGACAAGGGCCACGCGATGTACACGAACTTCTCCGGCTGGGACATCTACCGCTCGGAGATCCCGCTGCTGGCGACGATCGCGCCGCACGAGACGTCGGACATCGTCCGGTCGATGATGGCCTACGCCGAGCAGGGCGGCTCCTGGGACCGCTGGACGGTGGCCAACGACTACACCGGCGTCATGAACGGCGACCCGTACCACATCATCGTGTCCAGCGCGTACGCGTTCGGCGCGCGTGACTTCGACGCCCAGAAGGCGTTGCTGCTCATGATCAAGGGTGCCACCCAGCCGACGCAGGGCTACACCGAGCGGCCGGGGCTGCAGGACTACCAGACCCTCGGGTACGTCCCGGGCGCGGGCGCCGACACGCTCGAGTACACCAGCGCGGACTTCGCCATCGCCCAGTTCGCCAAGCGGCTCGGCGACTCCGGGACGTACACGACGTTCATGAAGCGAGCCCAGTACTGGCAGAACCTCTACAACCCGGGCACCGGTCACCTGCAGCCGCGCAACGCCGACGGCTCCTTCTCCGGCACCTACAACCCGGCCAGCTCGCAGGGCTGGGTCGAGGGCAACGGCGCGCAGTACGACTGGATGGTGCCCTACGACCTCGGCGGTCTTGTCACGGCGTTCGGCGGGAACACCGCGGTCCAGTCCCGGTTGGACACCTTCTTCACCCAGCTCAACGCGGGAACGCAGCTGCCGTACGCGTTCATGGGCAACGAGCCCAACTCGAACGCGCCGTGGGTGTACTCCTACGCGGGCGCGCCGGCCAAGACGCAGGCGATCGTCCGGCGGTCGATGAACGAGCTGTACAACCCGCGTCCCGAAGGCCTGATCGGCAACGACGACCTCGGCCAGATGTCGTCCTGGTACGTCTGGGCCGCGCTCGGCATCTACCCGGAGATCCCGGGCCGCGCCGAGTTCGTCCTCAACACGCCGCTGTTCGGCAAGGCCGTGCTGACCACCGGCGCGGGCAAGAAGATCACCGTCACCTCGTCCGGCACCGGTGACTACGTCGCGGGCCTGAAGGTCAACGGCGGGGACGCGGCGAAGGCGTGGATGCCGGAGGCCCTCGTCTCCACCGGCGGCACGCTGGACTTCACGCTGTCGGAGATCCCGACCGCGTGGGGCAGCGCCCCGGCCGACGCGCCGCCGTCCTTCCGCGACCAGGAAAAGCCGAGCCTGTCGTTCGTCAACCCGGCCCGGGCGGTGGTCCCGGCGGGGTCGACGTCCAAGGTGTCGGTGGGCGTCCAGGACCTCTCCGGCACGGCCCGGAGCTGGACCTACACCGCGGGCAGCGTCGACGGGATCACGCTGACCCCGGCGACCGGCAGCGTCGCCGTGCCCGCCGCGGGCAAGGCACAGGCCGACCTGACGGTCAGCGTCCCGGCCGGGCTGGCCGACGGCGCGCGCCGCATCCCGGTGACGTTCTCCGCGCCGGGCGTGGCTTCGTCGCAGGCCGTGCTGACCGTGCTCGTGGCCCAGCCGAACAGCTGGCTGGCCACGGTGAACAACGCGGGCATCTCGCCGGACTCGAAGCCCGCCGCGGCGAACTTCGACGGCGGCGGCTGGAGTTACTCGGCCGACGCGCTGGCCGCGGCCGGCGCCACCCCGGGCGCGACGATCACCAGTGACGGGCTCAAGTTCACCTGGCCGTCGTTCCCGGCCGGGGACCCGGACAACGTGATCGCGGCCGGCCAGACGGTGAACGTGAGCGGTTCCGGGCGGCTCGCGCTGCTCGGCGCGGCGTCCAACGGCAACGCGTCCGGCACGCTGACGGTCACCTACACCGACGGCACGAAGTCCACCGCCACCATCGGGTTCTCCGACTGGACCCTCGGGGGCGGCGGCGCGCAGCCGGCGTTCGGCAACCGGATCGTGCTGTCCACGCCGTACCGCAACGCCTCGGGCGGCGACCCGCAGCAGATCCGGACGATGGTGTTCGGCACCAACCCGATCACCCTCGACGCGGGCAAGACCGTGGCGAGCGTGACGCTGCCGGGCAACGTCAGCGGCGGCGCCCTGCACGTGTTCGCGATCGGCATCGGCGCGTAA
- a CDS encoding LacI family DNA-binding transcriptional regulator, with protein sequence MSDVARLAGVSIKTVSRVVNDEPAVHPDTAERVMAAIEQLGFRRNLGARNLRRGSTTGTIGLIVEDVGNPFYSELNRAVERIATSFGRQVLTGSSEENSDRERELVLEFCARRVDGILVVPAGLQHGYLVPEMRAGTPVVFIDRPAGDIVADTVLVDNLGGTIEAVTHLAKHGHRRIAFLGDSPDIFTAAERLRGFREGCVRNGISYDESLVSMRTPTQEGIGDAVKRLLHGPDAATAVIAGNNRVAVHLLRALAHAEHRPAMVGFDDFELADLLDPPVTVVAHDVSALGHAAAELLFARVQGDQSPPRKVVLPVHLVARGSGEVAP encoded by the coding sequence ATGAGCGACGTGGCCCGGCTGGCGGGCGTGAGCATCAAAACCGTCTCACGCGTCGTCAACGACGAGCCGGCGGTGCACCCCGACACCGCCGAGCGGGTCATGGCCGCCATCGAGCAGCTGGGCTTCCGGCGCAACCTCGGCGCGCGCAACCTACGCCGCGGGTCCACGACCGGCACCATCGGGCTGATCGTCGAGGACGTCGGCAACCCCTTCTACTCCGAGCTGAATCGCGCGGTCGAGCGGATCGCGACGTCGTTCGGCCGCCAGGTGCTCACCGGCTCGTCCGAGGAGAACTCCGACCGCGAGCGCGAGCTCGTCCTGGAGTTCTGCGCGCGGCGGGTGGACGGCATCCTCGTCGTCCCGGCCGGCCTGCAGCACGGCTACCTGGTGCCGGAGATGCGCGCCGGCACGCCGGTCGTGTTCATCGACCGCCCGGCCGGCGACATCGTGGCCGACACGGTGCTGGTCGACAACCTCGGCGGCACCATCGAAGCCGTCACCCACCTCGCCAAGCACGGCCACCGCCGGATCGCGTTCCTCGGCGACAGCCCGGACATCTTCACCGCGGCCGAGCGCCTGCGCGGGTTCCGCGAGGGCTGCGTGCGCAACGGCATCTCCTACGACGAATCGCTGGTCTCCATGCGGACGCCGACGCAGGAGGGCATCGGCGACGCGGTGAAGCGGCTGCTGCACGGCCCGGACGCGGCGACCGCGGTGATCGCGGGGAACAACCGGGTCGCGGTGCACCTGCTGCGCGCACTCGCCCACGCCGAGCACCGCCCGGCGATGGTCGGCTTCGACGACTTCGAGCTGGCGGACCTGCTCGACCCGCCGGTCACCGTCGTCGCGCACGACGTCAGCGCGCTGGGCCACGCCGCGGCCGAGCTGCTCTTCGCCCGCGTCCAAGGAGACCAGTCCCCGCCCAGAAAGGTAGTCCTGCCCGTGCATCTCGTCGCCCGCGGTTCCGGTGAGGTCGCCCCGTGA
- a CDS encoding class I mannose-6-phosphate isomerase, whose translation MTLEPIRLPANQPPQFYRGGDAIAALRGAPSESKFGPEDWVASATTMFGQDTNGLTRLPDGAWLRDAVVANPNGWLGAKHVEALGTSTGLLVKLLDAGQRLPVHFHPDDTFAKRHFDSHFGKTEAWIVVGTYGADPRVYPGFKETLSKATVSEWTREQDVPSMLGALNSVPVRPGDTVYIPAGLPHAIGEGVFVVELQQPTDFSLTIEWRDFLASPEKGHLGLGFDTAIEALDTSGWDAERLETLIKRTAADSSSTVDLLAGGSERFFRADQLRTTMTTTLSLDPSFAVLVVLDGEGTLRTEHGGEHALAKGDTYVVPFDAGQTELSGTATVIRCRPPAPEERHG comes from the coding sequence GTGACCCTCGAACCCATCCGGCTCCCGGCCAACCAGCCGCCCCAGTTCTACCGCGGGGGCGACGCCATCGCGGCGCTGCGCGGAGCCCCGTCCGAGTCGAAGTTCGGCCCGGAGGACTGGGTCGCCTCGGCGACCACCATGTTCGGCCAGGACACCAACGGCCTGACCCGGCTGCCGGACGGCGCCTGGCTGCGCGACGCGGTCGTGGCGAACCCGAACGGCTGGCTCGGCGCCAAGCACGTCGAGGCGCTCGGGACGTCGACCGGGCTGCTGGTCAAGCTGCTCGACGCCGGCCAGCGGCTGCCCGTGCACTTCCACCCGGACGACACGTTCGCGAAGCGGCACTTCGACTCGCACTTCGGCAAGACCGAGGCGTGGATCGTGGTCGGCACGTACGGCGCCGACCCGCGCGTCTACCCCGGCTTCAAGGAGACGCTGTCGAAGGCGACCGTGTCCGAGTGGACGCGGGAGCAGGACGTGCCGTCGATGCTGGGCGCGCTCAACAGCGTCCCGGTCCGCCCGGGCGACACGGTTTACATCCCGGCCGGGCTGCCGCACGCGATCGGCGAAGGCGTCTTCGTGGTCGAGCTGCAGCAGCCGACGGACTTCTCGCTGACCATCGAGTGGCGCGACTTCCTGGCGTCGCCGGAAAAGGGCCACCTCGGCCTCGGCTTCGACACCGCGATCGAGGCGCTGGACACGTCCGGGTGGGACGCCGAGCGCCTGGAGACCCTCATCAAGCGCACGGCGGCCGACAGCTCGTCCACTGTGGACCTGCTGGCCGGCGGTTCGGAGCGGTTCTTCCGCGCCGACCAGCTGCGCACGACCATGACGACAACGTTGTCACTCGATCCGTCGTTCGCGGTCCTGGTCGTCCTCGACGGCGAAGGGACCCTCCGCACCGAGCACGGCGGCGAGCACGCGCTGGCGAAGGGCGACACCTACGTCGTCCCGTTCGACGCCGGTCAGACCGAGCTGTCCGGCACGGCGACGGTGATCCGCTGCCGCCCACCGGCCCCGGAAGAGAGGCACGGATGA
- a CDS encoding ATP-binding cassette domain-containing protein, with protein sequence MSEILLDAVELTKHYGSVEALRGASFQARAGEVTALIGDNGAGKSTLVKCLSGAEQPTSGKILLDGTEVHLDSPTTARRLGIETVYQDLAVAPELDPAANLFLGREIHRKGILGKLGMLDKAEMRRQAVEEFQRLGVTLQSTDVPIGSLSGGQRQSVAVARSVVWASKVVFMDEPTAALGVVQRERVLDVIKKVRDKGIAVVLISHNMPEVLSVADRVEVLRLGKRVARFAGPDTKLEDLVAAMTGALVQEEAA encoded by the coding sequence ATGAGCGAAATCCTCCTCGACGCGGTCGAGCTGACCAAGCACTACGGGTCCGTCGAAGCCCTGCGCGGCGCGTCGTTCCAGGCCCGCGCGGGCGAGGTGACCGCGCTGATCGGCGACAACGGCGCCGGCAAGTCCACTTTGGTCAAATGCCTCTCCGGCGCGGAGCAGCCGACGTCCGGCAAGATCCTCCTCGACGGCACCGAGGTGCACCTCGACTCGCCGACGACGGCCCGGCGGCTGGGCATCGAAACCGTGTACCAGGACCTCGCCGTCGCGCCCGAGCTGGACCCGGCGGCCAACCTGTTCCTCGGCCGGGAGATCCACCGCAAAGGCATCCTCGGCAAGCTCGGCATGCTCGACAAGGCCGAGATGCGGCGCCAGGCGGTCGAAGAGTTCCAGCGGCTGGGCGTGACGCTGCAGAGCACCGACGTCCCGATCGGCTCGCTGTCCGGCGGCCAACGGCAGAGCGTCGCGGTGGCACGCTCGGTCGTGTGGGCGTCGAAGGTCGTGTTCATGGACGAGCCGACGGCCGCGCTGGGCGTGGTGCAGCGCGAGCGCGTCCTCGACGTCATCAAGAAGGTGCGCGACAAAGGCATCGCCGTCGTGCTGATCAGCCACAACATGCCCGAGGTGCTGTCGGTCGCCGACCGCGTCGAGGTGCTGCGGCTCGGCAAGCGCGTCGCCCGGTTCGCCGGGCCGGACACGAAGCTCGAAGACCTCGTCGCCGCGATGACCGGCGCGCTGGTGCAGGAGGAGGCCGCATGA
- a CDS encoding ABC transporter permease, which translates to MSVSAPQQKDIQESPEAGFGKRPLGKRLVEANTFWIGLVLVALVILFSVIAPDSFPTLFTFQTLFIESAVLLILSVGMTFVIITSGIDLSVGSVLILAGMVAGKTMEAMSGGDASKAGWGVIIVGLVVAVVTGTIWGLINGVLVALAKIPALIVTLGTMGAALATAYLLNGGSDLRTVPAALTQTLGYGTSFGVVPNLVIVAIVITVIGAWLLRTTKFGRYTFAVGSNAEGARRAGIGVTAHLLKVYTLTGFLAGIAGFLSLAYYNSTTISGHTTDNLNAIAAVVMGGTSLFGGVGTILGTVIGVFIPAVLRKGFNIIHVQDFWQMFIVSWVLVAAVWFDQRRRRRRNSR; encoded by the coding sequence ATGAGCGTGTCCGCGCCGCAGCAGAAGGACATCCAGGAGTCACCCGAAGCGGGCTTCGGCAAGCGGCCGCTGGGCAAGCGGCTGGTCGAGGCCAACACGTTCTGGATCGGGCTGGTCCTGGTGGCCCTCGTCATCCTGTTCAGCGTGATCGCGCCGGACAGCTTCCCGACCCTGTTCACCTTCCAGACGCTGTTCATCGAGTCCGCGGTGCTGCTCATCCTTTCGGTGGGCATGACGTTCGTGATCATCACCTCGGGCATCGACCTCTCGGTCGGCTCGGTGCTGATCCTCGCGGGCATGGTCGCGGGCAAGACGATGGAGGCGATGTCCGGCGGCGACGCGTCGAAGGCGGGTTGGGGCGTGATCATCGTCGGGCTCGTCGTCGCCGTCGTCACCGGCACGATCTGGGGGCTGATCAACGGCGTGCTCGTCGCGCTGGCCAAGATCCCGGCGCTGATCGTCACGCTCGGCACCATGGGGGCCGCGCTGGCCACCGCCTACCTGCTCAACGGCGGCTCGGACCTGCGGACCGTGCCGGCCGCGCTCACCCAGACCCTCGGCTACGGTACGTCGTTCGGCGTGGTGCCCAACCTCGTGATCGTGGCGATCGTGATCACGGTGATCGGCGCGTGGCTGCTGCGGACGACCAAGTTCGGCCGGTACACCTTCGCGGTGGGCTCCAACGCCGAGGGGGCGCGCCGGGCGGGCATCGGCGTGACCGCGCACCTGCTCAAGGTCTACACGCTGACCGGCTTCCTGGCCGGGATCGCCGGGTTCCTCTCGCTGGCCTACTACAACTCGACCACCATCTCCGGGCACACCACCGACAACCTCAACGCCATCGCCGCGGTCGTCATGGGCGGCACCAGCCTCTTCGGCGGCGTCGGCACGATCCTCGGCACGGTGATCGGGGTGTTCATCCCCGCCGTGCTGCGCAAGGGCTTCAACATCATCCACGTCCAGGACTTCTGGCAGATGTTCATCGTCAGCTGGGTCCTGGTCGCCGCCGTCTGGTTCGACCAGCGACGCCGGCGCCGCCGCAACTCCCGCTGA
- a CDS encoding ABC transporter substrate-binding protein, which yields MKLTKTLTAMGAVVSAAALLTACGSGTVGQSGSGSSAQPPGGKKLALIPGVQAEPFYISLQCGAEAEAKKLGYELTTQAPQKFDAPLQTQLVNALGANPPAALLIAPTDDTAMLAPIQQVKARGTKIVEVDTALKDTGVAVSSISSDNAAGGKLAAQTMAKLAGGKSGSVLVLDTIAGTSTTAARAKGFEDELKNTPNLKSIGVQFTQNEPEQAAAKVTAALSSTPDLIGVFATNLNTGEGAATGLRNAGKVGAVNLIGFDASPSEVEGLKNGQYQALIAQDPASIGTQGVDQAVAAIEGKPVTRTLTAQLHSITKADMDANSQYFYKQSC from the coding sequence ATGAAGCTGACCAAGACTCTCACCGCCATGGGTGCCGTGGTCTCCGCCGCCGCCCTGCTCACCGCGTGCGGGTCCGGCACGGTCGGGCAGAGCGGGTCCGGCAGCTCCGCCCAGCCGCCCGGCGGCAAGAAGCTGGCGCTGATCCCCGGCGTGCAGGCCGAGCCGTTCTACATCTCGCTGCAGTGCGGCGCGGAGGCCGAGGCGAAGAAGCTGGGCTACGAGCTGACCACGCAGGCGCCGCAGAAGTTCGACGCGCCCCTGCAGACGCAGCTGGTCAACGCCCTCGGCGCGAACCCGCCGGCGGCGCTGCTCATCGCCCCGACCGACGACACCGCGATGCTGGCCCCGATCCAGCAGGTGAAGGCGCGCGGCACGAAGATCGTCGAGGTCGACACGGCGCTGAAGGACACCGGCGTGGCCGTGTCCTCCATTTCGTCCGACAACGCCGCGGGCGGCAAGCTCGCCGCGCAGACGATGGCCAAGCTGGCGGGCGGCAAGAGCGGCTCGGTGCTGGTGCTCGACACGATCGCCGGCACGTCCACGACCGCGGCGCGGGCCAAGGGCTTCGAGGACGAGCTGAAGAACACGCCGAACCTGAAGTCGATCGGCGTCCAGTTCACCCAGAACGAGCCCGAGCAGGCCGCGGCCAAGGTGACGGCCGCGCTGTCGTCGACCCCGGACCTGATCGGCGTCTTCGCGACCAACCTCAACACCGGTGAAGGCGCGGCGACCGGCCTGCGCAACGCGGGCAAGGTCGGCGCGGTGAACCTGATCGGCTTCGACGCCAGCCCGTCGGAGGTGGAAGGCCTCAAGAACGGTCAGTACCAGGCGCTGATCGCCCAGGACCCGGCCTCGATCGGCACCCAGGGTGTCGACCAGGCCGTGGCGGCCATCGAGGGCAAGCCGGTGACGCGCACGCTCACCGCGCAGCTGCACTCGATCACCAAGGCCGACATGGACGCCAACTCGCAGTACTTCTACAAGCAGTCCTGCTGA
- a CDS encoding sensor histidine kinase, which translates to MTVHLRPASRADPLPVLAAARRITDDLRDGLAGTRARRAAHGLRRLFGFPGLGLTDLSGSLLWSGRPGPDAVVATVLDGVLHTEEPGSAPDVLALPLHVRDELAGVLLVVGDVRDAVASEAADLVVRALERGRLEASADQAAQAELRALRAEMSPHFVYNALTVIASLVRSDPDRARDLMLDFADYTRYSLARHGEYTVVAEEFRAIETYLALQRAVLGERLRVQVRVAPEILAVAVPYLVLEPLVENAIRHGIEPRSGTGLVQVHGQAEGNDCVIFVEDDGVGMDPKRAADILAGRTGEDDPAGLGLANVDRRLRDVYGAWYGLTVETEVGAGTRVIVRVPRFQPGVLP; encoded by the coding sequence ATGACCGTGCACCTGCGCCCGGCGTCCCGCGCCGACCCGCTGCCGGTGCTCGCCGCCGCCCGCCGGATCACCGACGACCTGCGTGACGGCCTCGCCGGCACCCGGGCCCGCCGCGCCGCGCACGGCCTGCGCCGGCTGTTCGGCTTCCCCGGGCTCGGCCTCACCGACCTGTCCGGCTCGCTGCTCTGGTCGGGACGGCCGGGACCGGACGCGGTCGTCGCGACGGTGCTCGACGGCGTGCTGCACACGGAGGAACCCGGCTCGGCGCCGGACGTCCTCGCCCTGCCGTTGCACGTCCGCGACGAGCTGGCCGGCGTCCTGCTGGTCGTCGGCGACGTCCGGGACGCCGTCGCGAGCGAAGCGGCGGACCTCGTCGTCCGGGCGCTGGAGCGCGGGCGGCTGGAGGCGTCGGCGGACCAGGCGGCGCAGGCCGAGCTGCGGGCGTTGCGGGCGGAGATGTCACCGCACTTCGTCTACAACGCGCTCACCGTCATCGCGTCGCTGGTGCGTTCGGACCCCGACCGCGCCCGCGACCTCATGCTCGACTTCGCCGACTACACGCGTTACAGCCTGGCGCGGCACGGCGAGTACACGGTGGTCGCCGAGGAGTTCCGCGCGATCGAGACGTACCTGGCGCTGCAGCGGGCGGTGCTCGGCGAACGGCTGCGCGTCCAGGTGCGGGTGGCGCCGGAGATCCTCGCCGTCGCCGTGCCGTACCTCGTCCTGGAACCGCTGGTGGAGAACGCGATCCGGCACGGCATCGAGCCGCGGTCGGGCACCGGGCTGGTCCAGGTGCACGGCCAGGCGGAAGGGAACGACTGCGTGATCTTCGTCGAGGACGACGGGGTCGGCATGGACCCGAAGCGGGCCGCGGACATCCTGGCCGGGCGCACCGGCGAGGACGACCCCGCTGGCCTTGGACTGGCCAATGTGGACAGGCGATTGCGGGACGTCTACGGCGCCTGGTACGGCCTGACGGTCGAGACCGAGGTCGGCGCGGGCACCCGGGTGATCGTGCGGGTGCCGCGGTTCCAACCGGGGGTGCTGCCGTGA
- a CDS encoding LytR/AlgR family response regulator transcription factor has protein sequence MTGLRVLAVDDLPPALDELCRMLREAPEVGEVVGAGDALKALKLLQADRFDAVFLDISMPGLDGLELASLLAKLSEPPVIVFVTAHDGHAVTAYGIGAVDYLLKPVRAERLSAALAKVRRMATPAPRPAPDAMAALPVESGGRTRYVRRDDVLFAEAHGDYVRLHTRGGVHLVRMPISRLEEYWEGTGFSRVHRGFLLAVGAVLELRSDTAGGLLAHTEAGDVPVSRRHARDLRDRLLEAAQRGQLGPGPR, from the coding sequence GTGACCGGGCTGCGGGTCCTCGCCGTCGACGACCTGCCACCCGCGTTGGACGAGCTGTGCCGCATGCTGCGCGAAGCACCCGAAGTCGGCGAAGTCGTCGGCGCGGGTGACGCGCTGAAGGCGTTGAAGCTGCTTCAGGCGGACAGGTTCGACGCGGTGTTCCTGGACATCTCGATGCCGGGCCTCGACGGCCTCGAACTGGCGTCCCTGCTGGCGAAGCTGAGCGAGCCACCGGTGATCGTCTTCGTCACGGCACACGACGGCCACGCGGTGACGGCGTACGGCATCGGCGCGGTGGACTACCTGCTCAAGCCGGTCCGCGCGGAACGGCTGTCGGCGGCGCTGGCGAAGGTGCGGCGGATGGCGACCCCGGCCCCGCGCCCGGCCCCGGACGCGATGGCGGCGCTGCCGGTGGAGTCGGGCGGCCGGACCCGGTACGTCCGGCGCGACGACGTCCTGTTCGCCGAGGCCCACGGCGACTACGTCCGGCTGCACACGCGCGGCGGGGTCCACCTGGTGCGGATGCCGATCTCCCGGCTCGAGGAGTACTGGGAGGGCACGGGTTTCAGCCGCGTGCACCGCGGGTTCCTGCTGGCCGTGGGAGCGGTGCTGGAGCTGCGCAGCGACACGGCGGGCGGCCTGCTGGCCCACACGGAGGCCGGCGACGTCCCGGTGAGCCGTCGTCACGCGCGGGACCTGCGGGACCGGCTGCTGGAGGCCGCCCAGCGCGGCCAGCTCGGGCCGGGCCCGCGGTGA